The Posidoniimonas polymericola genome includes the window GGGTGGTCATGGTCGCCACGATGCGGCGGATGACCTCGTTCATGTTCATCACGTCGCGCGAGTGCGTGTTGCCGTCGGCGTCGGTGAACTCTTCTTTTGCGCGGAACTTGCCGCGGATGTCCTCGACGCTCACTACCAGGCTCGCCTCGCCGGCAATCGCCACGCCGTACGCCAGCCAGCCGGCGCTGCGGCCCATCGACTCGACCAGGAAATAGTTCCGGTTCGCCTCGGCGTCGGCAAGCAGGTTGCGGACCTCGCGGGCGATGAAGTCGACCGCGGTGAAGTAGCCGAACGTGAAGTCGATGCCGCGGTAGTCGTTGTCGATCGTCTTGGGTAGGTGCACCACCGGGATGCGGGGCGAGCCCTCCGGCAGCGTGTCCTGGTACAGCTTGAACTTGTTGGCGGTCTTCAGCGTGTCGTCGCCACCGATCGATACCAACGCGTCCACGCCCAGCGACAGCAGCCCCTCGTACACGTTCTTCAGCGGGGCCACGCGTTCGGGGTCCTGCAGGTGCTCCTGGCTCGAGACCAGCTTGCCGGGGTTCGCCCGGGCGGTACCGATCATAATGCCGGGCTTGCTGCGGGTTCGGCTGAGCATCGGGTGATCGATCATCACGTAGTCCGTGCCCTCGACCAGCGGCTTGTCCTCGGAGAACTCGATCAGGCTCGAGTACCCGTGCTTGACGCCCACCACCTCGATGCCGTTACGCAAGAACGAGACCGCCGCGGCCGAGATCACCGCGTTGGCGGCGGGAGCGGGCCCGCCGGCGAACAGGATCGCGGCCTTCTTGAAGCCGTGCTCAAGGGGTTCGGGGCGACTCAGCGTGTTTTCGATCTTTTCGGACATGGTGTGGGTGGTTGGGGCTGGTCCGGCGGCCGGGCGCCGGCGTAGGGGGGAATGAGACGGAGGGGCTTCAGAGACCGTATTCTAGCGTCGCCTGGGCGGGCCGTTAATGGTCGGAAGCCAACGGGGCCGCCGCGCGGCCGTGGCGGGCAAACCCCTTGGCCGCGGCCCGCCGGGCGGACGGCCGCTACCCCGCCATGAAGGTCCGTTCGACGAACGTGGTGTCGATCCGGCCCTCGGCAAACGCCGAGTGGCTGAGGATCTCCTGGTGCAGCGGCGCGACGGTCTTGATGCCGTCGACCCGCAGCTCGGCGAGGGCCCGCAGCATGCACGCGATCGCCTCTTCGCGGGTCGGCTGGTGCACGATCAGCTTGCCGATCATCGAGTCGTAGTACGGCGGCACGACGTAGCCGCTGTGGGCGTGCGAGTCGAACCGCACCCCGAAGCCGCCGGGCACAATCAGCCGCTCGATCCTGCCGGGCGACGGCTGGAAGTTGCGGGCCGGGTCCTCGGCGTTGATCCGGCACTCGATGGCGTGGCCGCTGCTCTTGATGTCGTCCTGGGTGAACGGCAGCGGCTCGCCCGAGGCGATCGCGATCTGCGCCTTGATCAGGTCGATGCCGGTCACCATCTCGGTGACGGGGTGCTCGACCTGGATGCGGGCATTAACCTCGATGAAGTAGTACTTGCCCTCGGAGTCCACAATGAACTCGACGGTGGCGGCGTTCTGGTAGCCGGCCTGCAGGATGAGCCGCTTGGCGGCCTCGCCCATCTCGGCGCGGGTCTCGGCCGAGACGCTCGTGCTGGGGCTCTCTTCAATCAGCTTCTGGTGGCGGCGCTGCACGGAGCAGTCGCGTTCCCACAGGTGCACCGCGTTGCCGTGGCCGTCGGCCAGCACCTGCACCTCGACGTGCCGCGGGTGCTGGACGTACTTCTCGAGGTACACCGCGCCGTTGCCGAAGGCGGCCTCGGCCTCGGCCTGGGCCTGCTGCAGCGACGACTTGAGGGCGAGGTCGTTCGACGCGACCCGCATGCCCTTGCCGCCGCCGCCGGCGACCGCCTTGATCAGCACCGGGAAGCCGACCTCGTGGGCGAAGCGGAGGGCCTCCTCTTCGCTGTTGATCAGCCCGTCACTGCCGGGCACCACCGGCACGCCGGCCGCGCGGGCGATCGAGCGGGCGGAGTTCTTGTCGCCGAGCTGGGCCATCGCCTCGGGCGAGGGCCCGATGAAGTCGATCTTGCAGCTCCGGCAGACCTCGTTGAAGTGTGCGTTCTCCGCCAGGAAGCCGTAGCCCGGATGGATCGCCTGGACGTTGCCCACCTCGGCGGCGCTGATAATGCTGGCGATCTTGAGGTAGCTGTCGGCCGCCTTGGCGGGGCCGATGCAGTAAGCCTCGTCGGCAAGGTCGAGGTAGTGGGCGCCGCGGTCGGCCTCGCTGTAGACGGCCACCGTGCCGATGCCCAGCTCCCGGCAGGCCCGGATCACCCGCAGGGCAATCTCTCCTCGGTTAGCGATCAGTATGCGTTCGTACATCAGGCAGAGTCGGCGGGGCGTCAGAGGGTGGCGGGGGGCGGTGGCGGAGATCGCGGCGGCGTTGGCTCAGCCTTCCAGTTGGAAGATCGGCTGGCCGAACTCCACCGAGGCGCCGTCTTCGACGAGCACGGCGGTGATCTTGCCCGAGCACTCGGCCGGGATTTCGTTGAAGACCTTCATCGCCTCGACGATGCAGACGATCGACTCGGGGCCGACCTGGTCTCCCACCTTCACGAAGGGGGGCGACTCCGGGTTCGAAGACGAGTAGAACGTGCCGACCATTGGGCTCTTGATCACCGGGCCGCTGGCCGCCGGCTCTGCCGCTGGGGCCGGCCCGGC containing:
- the accC gene encoding acetyl-CoA carboxylase biotin carboxylase subunit; translation: MYERILIANRGEIALRVIRACRELGIGTVAVYSEADRGAHYLDLADEAYCIGPAKAADSYLKIASIISAAEVGNVQAIHPGYGFLAENAHFNEVCRSCKIDFIGPSPEAMAQLGDKNSARSIARAAGVPVVPGSDGLINSEEEALRFAHEVGFPVLIKAVAGGGGKGMRVASNDLALKSSLQQAQAEAEAAFGNGAVYLEKYVQHPRHVEVQVLADGHGNAVHLWERDCSVQRRHQKLIEESPSTSVSAETRAEMGEAAKRLILQAGYQNAATVEFIVDSEGKYYFIEVNARIQVEHPVTEMVTGIDLIKAQIAIASGEPLPFTQDDIKSSGHAIECRINAEDPARNFQPSPGRIERLIVPGGFGVRFDSHAHSGYVVPPYYDSMIGKLIVHQPTREEAIACMLRALAELRVDGIKTVAPLHQEILSHSAFAEGRIDTTFVERTFMAG
- a CDS encoding 6-phosphofructokinase; the protein is MSEKIENTLSRPEPLEHGFKKAAILFAGGPAPAANAVISAAAVSFLRNGIEVVGVKHGYSSLIEFSEDKPLVEGTDYVMIDHPMLSRTRSKPGIMIGTARANPGKLVSSQEHLQDPERVAPLKNVYEGLLSLGVDALVSIGGDDTLKTANKFKLYQDTLPEGSPRIPVVHLPKTIDNDYRGIDFTFGYFTAVDFIAREVRNLLADAEANRNYFLVESMGRSAGWLAYGVAIAGEASLVVSVEDIRGKFRAKEEFTDADGNTHSRDVMNMNEVIRRIVATMTTREREGKKYGVIVIAEGLAELLPYKYVEGVSRDDHGHINISAINLYELFSDLIAAEYQRQTGAKRSVKPVQLGYEARCAEPHAFDVMLGSQLGVGAYRSLVEKRLDGVMVSVEGQLQLVYVPFEELVDPKTLVTVVRYIEADSDFRKLTRFLETYVNEEEYAQ
- the accB gene encoding acetyl-CoA carboxylase biotin carboxyl carrier protein, yielding MASGANGGSGDVFDVRRVRKLVELMDEHDLAEIVLQQGEQKMKLRRGPDPTAVTGVPMQGYAPVAAAAPGPAAAAPAGPAPAAEPAASGPVIKSPMVGTFYSSSNPESPPFVKVGDQVGPESIVCIVEAMKVFNEIPAECSGKITAVLVEDGASVEFGQPIFQLEG